Below is a window of Stygiolobus azoricus DNA.
AGTTCCTGACGAGATTAGAAGAGAGGTAATTGTAATATTTGCTGTACCTAGAGAAGGGGTTAAGGACTTATCATTAGTGAAGCAAAAGATCATTGAAAACGTGAGAAAGAATTTCGGGGCAATAGCTGTTGTCAAGGAAGTAATTTTCGTTAATAAACTACCCCACACGAGAACCGGCAAAATTATGAGGAGGGTTTTAAGGGCGTTAGCAACTGGAAAAGATGTAGGTGATGTTTCAACACTGGAGGACGAGACGAGTGTAGAAGAAGCTAAAAAAGCGTTAGCCGATATTAAAGTGGTGTACTGAATTTGAGTAAATTAATGGATATTAAAGAAGCTGTTAACTTGGTGAAGGACGGCGATTCGATCACCATTAGTGGTATGTCATTTCATAGAAATCCTATGGCGTTTATCTATGAGTTGATCAGGAGTGGTAAAAAGGGGTTATATTTTATTGACCGAGAGCCAGGTTTTGGGTTAGAAGTTCTTCTCAAGCATGGTGTGGTTAAAAAGATAAGGGCTGCTATGGCTACTCTCGAATGGTTCGGAATTCCTCCGTATTTTAGGAAGATGATAGAAAATAAAGACGTGGAATTTATTGAAGACACATGTGGTGCTTTTATCGCCGGTATTAGGGCTGGTGCGTTCGGGCTACCTTTTATGCCCGTCAAGGGGATAATAGGCTCAGACTTAGTTAAAATCCACGAAAAGTTAGAAGACTGGAAAGTTACTAAAGATCCCTTTTCTGGTGAAGATATCCTCTTAGTAAAAGCTATAGTCCCCGATGTAGCAATCATCCACGTCCATAAGGCAGATGATGAAGGCAACAGTGAAATATTAGGACCTCTATATGAAGACGAGTATAAGGCCAAAGCAGCCAAAATAACAATTATAACAGCAGAGGAAATTGTTGACAAGAGTTATTTCTACGGCAAAAGGCCTACAATAAATGGCGAATACGTGACCGCCGTAGTTCACGCTCCTAGGGGTGCCGAACCCACAAGTATGTTCGGGCTTTATGATGTAGATTGGGAAAAAGTAGTGGAAGAGTTACAGCCTATCTAGTTATGCAAGGGCAGAACGTAAGTTATAAGGATCCATACTTTTTATATATTCCCTCTCGTCATCTCTGAGCGTAATAATTCGTAAGGTATGTGACGCAGCCACCTCAAATGCTGTATTATTTAAGATCTCTTCAAGTGAGGTGTTTTCATAAATAGCAGTTATGAACCAAGTTTTCTTCTCTCTGTCGTATTTTAGAACCCCTAAGTTAGTAACTACTATTACCATATTATTAGAATATTTTGCTGTTCCCGTCACAAAGTCGACTTTTTCTACGAGAGATCTTTTTGAGTGTTTTAAATTCCATAGTATAGCTTTTCTAGCTAGGGGTAAGATAAATGCAGTTGCGGCTCCACCTGTCAGCCTTACTTTTGGATTGTGGTAGTCTCCTATTACGGAGAGATTTACGTTAGTCTCTTTGTCAATTTGAACCGGTCCTAAAAACATAACATCAAGTCTCCCCTTCTGAGCTAAATCGAAAGCGTCTGCCGTTATAAACACTGGAGTGTTTGAAACCATGAAGGGATTACCGGTTGATGGACTTACTTCTACGGACTTAGGATTATCAGCCTCAGCAACGCCTATTATCCTTATTTTCTTACCGTAAAGGTCTCTTGCCATGAATGAGGCAATAAGAGCTGGAATTGAGTTTAACCCTATGTAAACTAGCTCATTATCTTCAAGCTGTTCAGCAATAGCTTTTATAGCGTACTCTATTTGACTCATCATTAAACTATATCATTAGATGTTAATTAATTCACTTATGTTGGCATTTGTAAAATTTATTAGAAGATTCACGTTTTGTGTGAAAGTATACTAAAAAGGTTTCCTAAAAAATAATTTGGTATCTATAGTGTTTTGGGAAAAAAGAAATTCATATTGTTAGGTGTATAAACTAATTAGCATTTATCTATTTACGTTTAATAATTAAAAAGAGTACTACCAACTCAGGTTTTTTATCTTATCTTATCATTTTTTGTATTATTTTTATAATAACTTTTAATGAAATATCAGTTTTTAACTCAGTTTAATTAATTATCTACAATACTTTTAAAACTCTACTTATATTTTTCAAGGAAAAGTATTAATTTTGGAGGTGAAAGAAAAATGATAACATTTACAGCTCCTCTCTGGGTTGGAATTGTAGTAGGATTCATAATAGGAGCTGCGGCAGAAGCATGGGGCATAGGAAATCCGGAAACACTGATTAGACTTGCTAAATGGGAAGATAGACTGTTCGTGGATTGTATTTTACTAGGAGTTGCAATTGCTACTCCAATAATGTACGGGTTATACGCAGCGGGAGTGGGGTTCCACTGGTCTCCTAAAGCATTATATCTAATCGGAGTAGGTCTCGGCGGCCTCTTATTCGGTATCGGGCTTGCAATTTCGGGCTATTTCCCCGGTTCAACATGGATGGCATTAGGTGAGGGAAGAAGAGATGCAATATACGCAATATTTGGCGGACTTGTAGGAGCTGCTGCATGGACAGCTCTCTTTCAGACTCCAGCAGGACAATGGCTCGTTAATACCCTGAACTTCGGTAGCCAAGTTATAGGTGCAAGCCATCCGGCCGGTAAAGAATACTTAGTACCTTGGAGTGGTCTAACGCCTATCGATCTATTCGGAATTTCATTAGTTTATGCTGCTATACTGTTCACCATAGCATATTACATACCTAGATATAAGGGTGGTCAACACAGCTGTCTAAGGTCTACACTCAAAGGCCAAGTAAGCGATATTGAAAAAGCAAAAAGGCTTGATACAGCAATGTACTTAACTTACGGTGGTCTACCATATAATGACAAGTCAATTGCTAAGAAATTGAACGAATATTGGGCTGTAGAGAGTAACGTAACAAGGTTCTATATGATAAGCATAGGTGGTATAGTGGGCCTTACAGTAGTTGCCGAGATGTTCATGCACCAGATCTTCGGAGAGTCTACTACGTACTCTTGGATGGCAGGTCATATATTTCTTCCAGATTTCAAGTACAGTCAAATAGTGTTCAAAGGTATTGGCTGGGAACCCTTCAGTGATATAGGAACATTGCTAGGTTCGTTCTTCGCTGCGATATTCTTGACCCGGAGGTTTACTGCCTTTAGGAAGAATATTCCTCTAAGCTGGCAGAAGAGGTTTGGCGACAACGAGGCAATAAGGGCTCTTGGGTCATTCGGTGGGACTGCACTAATGATGTTTGGTGCCAGAATGGCTAACGGGTGTGCATCTGGTCATATATTAAGCGGACTCTTACAGATGTCCTTAAGCGGTTGGGAATTCTTAATTGCGGTAATGATCGGAATGCTGGTTACTGCAAGAATAGTATATGGTGAGAGGTGAGAGAGATGGCAGTAATTAAAGATGAAAAAAGATTGGAACAATTGGATAAGACTTTCAAAATAATATTCATAATAGGACTAATAGTGATCTTCGCAGTTGCTATTTTCGAAACTACGGGATATCAAGGATTTTCGCCGACAGCTTCTCAGGTAGCTACTGTAGGGTATATAGTAATCTTATTGCTGATAATAGCAGGTGTCATATATAGTCTATTCCCGCCATCAGTGTTAGGTAAGCCCATAGAAGGCTCACAGTAAAAGCATTCGTTTTTCATAAATAAGTTATTTTTTACAGTTTTTGTTTCCCCATCTTCTTTTCGCATTTACCTCATTTATTTAAGCCTTGAATTCATTATCCCATTGTGCTGGGAGAAGAGCTTTTCAAGCTCGGTGAGGCTATTCATGGTTCCAATAAAGAGAAAGTGATCCTTAACATATTAAAGGAAAGACTCTCAGGTAATTATCCTACATATCGTGAATACCCGGTGAAGACTAAGGAATGGATAATAGACGAATTCCGGTTTACAGTTAACGGAAAGGAAGTAAAAGCTAGTTTATTACCGTATACTTACGGGTACCTAAAAGGTGTAGTAGAGAAGGATATAGCCTTTAACGTAATGCCAGAGCACCCGTTTCTCGTACCTTCGATACACGAGGAGAACTTAAAAAAGAAATATTCAGCTACAGTATTCTATGATAATGGGAAATTAAGGAGGATTAGTGTAAAGGGTGAAAAACCTGCTGTTTTCAGTTCAATACCTTTAAAGCCTGGCGATGTGGTAGAAATAGAATCTAAGAGCAGGTTAGTCGACACAATATCTTACAATCTAGAGTTTACTGTACAAGAAGGTGAAAAATATATCGTTATTGGAGCTCACGTAGATCACTGGCTATCTGGATATCATGATAATATTTTTGCTGTAGAACTTCTTTCTACTATAGAATTTCCAAAGCTTAAACACGGCCTCAAAATTGTTTTCTTCTCATCTGAAGAGGGTCCCAGGTGTTGTAACGGCTCTGTTCAACAACCTAAAGATGGCGTATTTACTATGATATCTCTTGATGCTTTATACCCCGATAGAGTGGTCTTTTCAGCTACTCCTGATCTATGGGATTTATCGCGGTTTTTTACGTGAAAAGAGTGGAGATGCCCACACCTTATTCCGATCACTTCCCTTACGTAATGGAAGGTTACCCAGCTATGGTTCTTTATAACGACGATTTAATTCCCTATTATCATTCAGATCAAGACGTACCAATAGATTCGGACAGAGCGTACGCGGAAGAGCTAAGAAAATCATTGATTAGATTTCTGGTCGAATTAGATAAGATGAGAGATGAGGGGTTAAATGAGAAGTTCTTTAAGTACGCTGAAAGTAGAGGAATAAAATTTCTAGAAAGAAAAGGAAGTATAATTCCTTATGGTCTCACTTCAAAGTTGAGGGGCGAGAGATGACTCCTTCTTGCTAACTAGGGTTTTCCTCATCGATTTCCTCTTAGATTTGGAGGTGATCAAGAGAGTCGAAGACCACCATTCAAGTCCGTTGTTGTAATAATGCTATGGTTTTTTCATAACCACAAGCACATTTATATCTTGTCAGCCTTTTTTAACGGTTGCTTTAGGAGGTTAGATAAATGATAAGGCTATTGAAGAGGATAAATCACAAATTACTTGCCGTATTTTCAGTGTTTTATTATCACTTTTCGTACTACTACTCTCGATTAGTAACTTAGCC
It encodes the following:
- a CDS encoding CoA transferase subunit A, producing MDIKEAVNLVKDGDSITISGMSFHRNPMAFIYELIRSGKKGLYFIDREPGFGLEVLLKHGVVKKIRAAMATLEWFGIPPYFRKMIENKDVEFIEDTCGAFIAGIRAGAFGLPFMPVKGIIGSDLVKIHEKLEDWKVTKDPFSGEDILLVKAIVPDVAIIHVHKADDEGNSEILGPLYEDEYKAKAAKITIITAEEIVDKSYFYGKRPTINGEYVTAVVHAPRGAEPTSMFGLYDVDWEKVVEELQPI
- a CDS encoding CoA-transferase subunit beta — translated: MSQIEYAIKAIAEQLEDNELVYIGLNSIPALIASFMARDLYGKKIRIIGVAEADNPKSVEVSPSTGNPFMVSNTPVFITADAFDLAQKGRLDVMFLGPVQIDKETNVNLSVIGDYHNPKVRLTGGAATAFILPLARKAILWNLKHSKRSLVEKVDFVTGTAKYSNNMVIVVTNLGVLKYDREKKTWFITAIYENTSLEEILNNTAFEVAASHTLRIITLRDDEREYIKSMDPYNLRSALA
- a CDS encoding YeeE/YedE thiosulfate transporter family protein, which gives rise to MITFTAPLWVGIVVGFIIGAAAEAWGIGNPETLIRLAKWEDRLFVDCILLGVAIATPIMYGLYAAGVGFHWSPKALYLIGVGLGGLLFGIGLAISGYFPGSTWMALGEGRRDAIYAIFGGLVGAAAWTALFQTPAGQWLVNTLNFGSQVIGASHPAGKEYLVPWSGLTPIDLFGISLVYAAILFTIAYYIPRYKGGQHSCLRSTLKGQVSDIEKAKRLDTAMYLTYGGLPYNDKSIAKKLNEYWAVESNVTRFYMISIGGIVGLTVVAEMFMHQIFGESTTYSWMAGHIFLPDFKYSQIVFKGIGWEPFSDIGTLLGSFFAAIFLTRRFTAFRKNIPLSWQKRFGDNEAIRALGSFGGTALMMFGARMANGCASGHILSGLLQMSLSGWEFLIAVMIGMLVTARIVYGER